The following are from one region of the Candidatus Rokuibacteriota bacterium genome:
- a CDS encoding methyltransferase type 11: MPADRGLRLRSAVQRAYSAAAARPEEKHAFPVGRVLAERLGYPAELLDSLPAMAVEAFAGVSNVAVFASLPPGA; the protein is encoded by the coding sequence ATGCCGGCTGATCGGGGCCTGCGGTTGCGAAGCGCCGTCCAGCGGGCCTATTCCGCAGCCGCGGCACGACCCGAGGAAAAACACGCCTTCCCCGTTGGACGAGTCCTGGCCGAGCGACTCGGATACCCAGCCGAACTTCTGGACAGCTTGCCGGCCATGGCGGTCGAGGCCTTTGCCGGAGTCTCCAACGTGGCCGTCTTCGCCTCTCTCCCGCCCGGCGC